The genome window GCTGCCTTTATGCCTCTTGGCGTACATTCATACGGTGCTTCTGGCAAGTCTGAAGAAGTAATGAAGCAGATGAAGCTTGATGCAGCGTCAATAGCTTCGCAGGCCGAAGAATGTTGTAAAGGAAGGGCGTAAGTAAAAAAACATGCACAATCTCTTGCTACATATTTGTTGTGCTCCAGATGCAACAATCCCATGGCCAGCACTTATTGAGGAAGGGTATTGTGTAACGGGATATTTCTACGGGCACAATATTCACCCGCAAGAAGAGTATAATCGGCGGAGAGAGGCAGTAGAGACACTTGCCTCTCTCCTGTCTCAATCTGTATATATAGAAGAATATAATCCCAATGAATGGCTTGAAAAGGCAAAGGCTTTATCTGAAGAGCCCGAAGGCGGGCGTCGGTGTTCCCTTTGTTTTGCCTTACAGCTGGAAGCCGCTGCTCAGAGAGCCCGGGAGCTTTCTTTTTCTTATTTATGTACGACCCTGACTATTAGTCCTCATAAAGATCCTGATAGAATTAATAGGTTGGGAGAAGAAATTTCAGCTCGATATGGAATTATATGGCTGAACAAGATATGGAGAAAAAATAACGGTTTCGTAGAATCGGTACGAAAAAGCCGTGAGATGAATCTATATCGTCAGAACTATTGCGGTTGTTGCTATAGCATACATGCCGAAAGTATTGATAAGAGGAGATGACCCCCATGGAGGATGAACGTAGCGTATTGCCTGTCGGAAAACTTCCCCCAGATATTCTAGAGAAGCACATATTGCAGTTTAGTGGAGCTAGACGGCCTGATGTTCTCGTTGGACCTGGCATTGGGGAAGATGCTTCGCTTATCCGGTTCCCCGAGGGAAAACTATTAGCTGTCTCTTCTGATCCTATTGTAGGCGCTTCGGAGGGTGCTGGAACCTTTCTTGTTCATATTAACGCCAACGATATCGCATGTAAAGGTGGAGATCCTGCATATCTCATTATTACGCTCATTATCCCTGTAGATCAGGGGCTTCCCTTTGCGTCGATGATCATGGAAGAAATCCACCACGCCTGTAAAAAAATGGGTGTTGCCGTTATAGGTGGTCATACGGAATTTACAGATAGATATAAAAAACCTGTCATAGTGGGAACGATGATGGGCCAAACATCGTATCTTTACAGAGCAACTGACATTTGTGTTGGCGATGGTGTTATTATGACCAAACATGTGGGGCTTGAAGGCATGTCCATACTGGCTCATGATAGATGCGATCTTCTCGAAAGAAGTCTGACCAGCGAAGAAATTCAAGAGGTTTCGTCATGGATTTCTTCAATATCCGTATTGGAAGATGCCAAAACTGTTCGAGATATAGCCAGATTTATGCACGATCCTACTGAAGGTGGACTTTTTGGTGGACTTGCAGAGATATGTCGCTTAAGCGGACTTGGCCTTCAACTCAATAAAGAGGCCATTCCAGTTCACCCCTTAACGAAAAAAGTACAGGACGACTTAGATTTTGACGTTTTTCATCTTATCTCTTCAGGAGTTCTTGTTGTTGTTGTTCCTAAAGAACATATTGACGAAGCATTGGCACGTTTCGAAGAGAAAGATATTTCTGCAACGTTGATAGGAACCATAGCTGCAGAAGGCCAGGACAATGATGAACTGAACACAAAAGAAGAACTATGGAGACTTCTTGATCTGTAAGAAGTCCCAATAAGGAGGAAAAAGTGCTTATGCAGAATATTTTTCACCGTACAGAGAAGTTACGTCAGTCTTTTCCCGCCCTTGGAATAGACGCTGTTGCGCTTTTTGTTTTCGAACGTTCTAATTGGGAAAGTGTGTATTACATTTCCGGTTTCCGTGGAAGTAGCTCTGGAGTTCTTATCACAGAAAAAGAAACATTTCTTGTAACAGATGGGCGCTATTTAACGCAGGCATCGGAGCAGTCGCCCTTTACGCTGGTTCCACAGGGACAACGTTCTCTTCTTGAAACAATGTGTGATCTTATGGAGGAACATGGCTGTTCTCGAATCGGAGTGGAGAAAGAAAAGATATCGGCTAAGACATTTGAGCAGATTCAACATTCACTGGAAGGAAAAGAATGGTGTGATATTTCCAGTCTTCTGCCTATAATGCGGAGGACGAAGGATACTTCTGAGATTGAGCTGATCAAAGAGGCCGGAATGATTGCGTGCAATGCTTATAGAGAAGTTACAGCCCGAGTACAAGAAGGGATGTCTGAAAAAGAGTTTGAAGCTCTATTGGAATATATGGTGAAGAAGCTTGGTGCTGAGGCAGGTTGGGGAAATCATAATTTTATAGTTGCCTCTGGAGCTCGGAGCGCTTTGCCTCACGCGGCACCCACTGACCAGCCTTTCAAAAAAGGAGATTGGGTGACAGTCGATTTTGGTGCTATGGTTGGAGGATATATCTCTGACCTCACGCGTAATTTCTGCCTTGGCGAACCTGATTCGAAAGTGCGAGAGATCGAAGCAATTTTGCTGCGTGCCCATAAGGAAGCAGCAGCAGCCCTTAAACCAGGTGTTGCCGGAAAGGACATAGATGCCATTGCCCGTAAAATCATTTTTGATTCAGGGTATGGGGAATATTTCAACCACGGTCTGGGACACGCTTTGGGATTGGAGATTCATGAAAATCCGAGATTATCTCCATTAAGTAAAGATATTCTTCAAGTTGGGGATGTAGTCACTATAGAACCTGGCATTTACATTCCTGGTTTCGGAGGAATGCGTATCGAAGATGATTATCTCATTACGGAAAATGGAGCGGAGCGTATTTCCGGAGATTTAGATCAGGGGCTACTTATTCTTTAATACATTAACGGTTGCTTTTTTAACAGAGAGACGGATATAATGTCTCTACATGTGAAGTTTAAAAAATGAAGGAGGGGAAGTTATGACAAAGTATGTTTGCACAGTGTGTGGATATGTTTATGATCCTGCAGAAGGGGATCCTGATAATGGTATTGCCGCTGGAACATCTTTTGAAGACCTTCCGGAAGATTGGGTTTGCCCAGTTTGTGCCGTTGGAAAGGATATGTTCGAGCCAGAAGAGTAGTCTTTCTTGTGGCTTGTTGTATAAGTCTTTTTAATTTAGTAGAAGGAAGAGGGGATTTTTCCCCTCTTTTTTCTTGACTTCTTCCTTGCCTGAATTATAATAGACCAATCTTAAACTATAGTTCTAAAATTTGACTATATGTAACTAGTGTTTAAATAGGGAGGAATAGGTATGAAGAAGTTAGTCGTGTTGCTTGCTGTTATTTTTGTTTTTACGAGTGCTATTGGTGCGATGGCTGCCCAGTCAGCTCTTGAGAAAGATGTTATTCGAGTAGGAACCGAATCGACGTTTCGCCCCTTTGAATTTAGAAACGTTGATAATGAAGTTGTAGGATTTGATATTGACCTCATTAACATGATAGCAGAAAAACTTGGTAAAAAAGTTGAAATCGTAGACTCATCTTTTGACTCTCTTATCCCTTCTTTGCTGACAAAGAAGATTGATATTATAGCAGCAGGAATGAGTGCAACTGAAGAGCGAGCAAAACGCGTTGCCTTCTCAGATACGTATTATCTTACCCCTTCCGCAGTCGTTGTTAAGGCAGAAGAGTCGGGAATAACAAAGGAAGAGGATTTAAAAGGTGATAAAGTGGCTACCGTTCAGATGGGTACAATTCAGGATGCGTACGTCTCTAAGCTTGGTTTGAAAGAAGTCAAACGTTTCTCGAAGACGGATGACGCTTTCAGAGAGGTTCTTCTTGGACGAGCCGATTTTGCAGTAGTAGATGGAACTGTAACTCAGGAAAACCTTGAAAATAACAAAGATTTTACAGATACGCTTAAGAAAGCTTTCAACCTTTATATCGATAAGGGAATGGCCCTGGCCATGAGTAAAGATGATCCTCAGTTCGTAGAGGCTGTCGATAATGCTCTTCGCGAGCTTAAAGAATCTGGGGCACTTGATGAGCTTGAAAAGAAGTGGATGGGAGAGAAATAGTATTTAAAAGCAAGAGCTAGAAGTTTCGCTACGTTGCTTAACTATACGAGATAAAGCGATGAGAAATTACCGTGTAAGGTAGTTTCTCATCGCTTCTTTTTTATGTAACGTGGCATTAAACGCTTCTTAGTTCTCTTTATTTTCCAGCTGGAAGAGAATCTCTTGTGTTACCCTAAAAAGCTCTTCTTCCTCAAGACTCTTGCTTTCTACAATCAATGTGGTGTGTTCTGGAAGACGGATAGATAAAGCTTTTCCAACTTGCGGGTAGCTTTCGAGTAGCGCTCTGTATTTTCCCAGGGAGAGAGTGCGGTAGGTAGCTCCAAACCCCATGGGGCGGTCATCTGTGTTAACTTCCTTTTCAGGAATGTAAAGATCGCCGCTTCCTGAGCCAGAGAGCACCGTAAGACTGAAATTACGCCCACCTGGGGCAATATAACGTCGTTTACGCCATATGCCATAATTGCCAGAAGGAGCCTCTAGTTGTTGTGAAAAAAGGTCTTCTCCTGTCCATCCTTCAAGATCAGGCAACGTATCTATTGCGGCTGAAGATACTTCTGCAGAGAAGAGCAGAAGCATCAACGAGAAAAATACTATTTTATGAAAAGGTTTCATCTCTATCCCTTCTTTCGAAGACAACTCTTTAGGTGATATTTTAGCATCAAAAAAGGGGCCCGAAGGCCCCTTCCCCTCAAATAGAACTACAGATAGCTTGCAAGCCCGAGTTCTATAAGTTTTTCTTCTGTTGGTATTCCTTCTTCATTCCATCCTCGCAACGAGTAGTATTGAGGAAGCATGGAATCAAGACGATTGACTCGTCCCTTCATAGGTCCATTGGGAATTGGATCTTTCAACAAGCGTGGAGGCAACGTGTCGTCACTTTTTGAGAGACCTGCCTTCATATTGAAAAGACGTTCGAGGTTCCAGATTCTATCTCCAGCCTGCATGAAGCTTTCTTCTGTATAATCGACTCCCGTTACTGCCGCAAGTTGAGGAGCAATATCTGCGGCTCCAAGGGCGAATGTTGTGAAAAGGCACATTCCCGCAGAGTCAAGGGCAGCGGTGAGATCTTGAAAAGCCTTGAGCCAGACGGGTTTAGTTTCGTTATCTTCAGGATCTATTTTTTCGGGAGCGCCCAATACTTCAGGTGAAGTCAAATAACCTCTTACATGGCACCCGCCTCGGTTGGAAGTTGCGTATTCAAGACCCATACCTTGCAAGGCTCGTGGGTCGTAGGCTGGCATTTCCTGCTTTTTAACGGTCATGGAAAGTTCAGGATGGCCCCATTTTTCAGCCAATCTCCACGATCCTTCAGCAAGTTTATCGCCAAATCCACGTCTATAGGCTGTATCTTCTGTTAACTTTACCATAGCGTTAACATTGCCAAAATGCAAGTCATATCCAGTTTCATTTTCGGTAAGAACGCCCATTTCGTAAAGTTCCATGGCGCAGGCTATAGTGGAACCGAGTGTTATTGTGTCCATTCCCAGTTCGTTGCAGATAAAATTGGCTTTGACAATAGCATCAATATCGTCAATGCCGCAATCTGGGCCGAATGACCACGTGCTTTCATATTCTGGCCCTTCACCCTGCCCCACATAGATACCGTTGCTCTTGGCAACTCGTCCACATCCGATTGGGCATCCCATACAGCCCTTATTTTTTATGAGGTTTTTCTCATTGTATGTTTCGGCACTGACTTTATCTGCACCTTCGAAAATAGCTTCTCTGAAGTTTCTTGTGGGAAGAGCTCCCGCTGAGTTGATGATGCCGACAAGTACGTTTGTTCCGAAGGTTGGCAGTCCTCCTGATGTTACTGGATGTTCTTTGAGTTTCTTTCGTGCAGCGGCTACGCTCTGGAAAACGGCATCCCGATCGGCAACTTTGATGCCCTTCGTTCCTCGAACGACGATGGCTTTAAGATTTTTAGAGCCCATAACGGCTCCTACACCGGAACGGCCGGCGGCTCTGTCTTTTTCGTTCATAATGCAGGCGAATTTAACGAGGTTTTCTCCTGCCGGCCCGATACAGGCTACTTTTGCTTCAGAGTCTGTCTCTGTGAGCAGGGAGTCTGTTACGGAGTGAACATCCTTTCCCCAGAGATGACGTGCGTCACGAATTTCTATCATGTCATTGTATATGTAGATATAGACTGGAGCTTTGGCTTTTCCTTCAAGAATGACCATGTCAAAACCGGCATATTTAAGTTCCGGTCCCCAGAACCCCCCCGAGTTGGAAGCCGCAATGGTTCCCGTCAGAGGTCCCTTGGTTATAACATCGTATCGTCCTGATGATGTGGTGAGGGTGCCGGTAAGAGGTCCCGTGGCAAAGATGAGTTTGTTTTCAGGGCTGAGCGGGTCGACTGTTGGGTCAACTTCATCTATATAGTATTTTGTGCCAAGGCCGCGTGCTCCTATAAAGAGACGGGCGTCTTCGCTTCGAATAGGCTCTATTTTCCACGTTTTTTCGCCGAGATTTACACGTAAAACCCGACCTGTCCATCCAAACATTATGCCTCAACCTCCTCAACTATCGCTGCAAATTTAGCGGCATAGGCTCTTTTCTTTTCGAGGTTATCCTTTTCGGCAGGAACATATTGAAGAGCTTCGGTAGGGCAGAAAAGAGCGCATTGAGGATCACCATTGCATTGCGTGCACTTAAAGGCGCTTTTGCCCTCTCTGTTATAGGAAATGTTCCCGAAAGGACAGGCAACTACGCACATACGGCATCCAATGCATTTTTCTGAATGAATATTAATAATGCCCGTTTCCTGATCCTGTTCCAGTGCGCCAGTCTTGCATACTGATGCGCATGGAGCGTTTTCACATTGCAAACATGTCATGGGAACATGTATTCCCAGTTCGAATCTGAACACTTTGATTCGAGCCAGGGAAGGACGACATTCCCCTTCCTGAGACAAAGAACAAGCTACCTCACAACTGCCACATCCAATGCAGCGATCTGGCGAAATGAGTAATACTTTTTCCATGAACTTTTCTCCCCTTTCACATTTTGCAATATAGTTGAATTAGCCTACCCCCGTGTTGCTTTTACTTTTGAAAAAACAAGTGCGTACGCTTCCTCTTTACGACGACATTGCGGGCATATCTCTTCATAAGAGCTAAGATCGTTATCGTCGTCGTAGTTGAGAGCTGCCCGTTCTAGCTGCTCTTTTGTTGCGAAAAAGCGTCCACATCGAGTGCACTGTACAAGTTGGAACTCTCTTCCCCAGAGTATTCGTACGCCATCCTTTTCCAGCTTTTCTATAGCGCCGGTTGGGCATACTTCTGCGCATGCGCCGCATCCGATACACGACGTTGGCGGTTCCTTGAAGGGCGATGTGACCTCTCGTTGATG of Aminobacterium sp. MB27-C1 contains these proteins:
- a CDS encoding aldehyde ferredoxin oxidoreductase family protein — its product is MFGWTGRVLRVNLGEKTWKIEPIRSEDARLFIGARGLGTKYYIDEVDPTVDPLSPENKLIFATGPLTGTLTTSSGRYDVITKGPLTGTIAASNSGGFWGPELKYAGFDMVILEGKAKAPVYIYIYNDMIEIRDARHLWGKDVHSVTDSLLTETDSEAKVACIGPAGENLVKFACIMNEKDRAAGRSGVGAVMGSKNLKAIVVRGTKGIKVADRDAVFQSVAAARKKLKEHPVTSGGLPTFGTNVLVGIINSAGALPTRNFREAIFEGADKVSAETYNEKNLIKNKGCMGCPIGCGRVAKSNGIYVGQGEGPEYESTWSFGPDCGIDDIDAIVKANFICNELGMDTITLGSTIACAMELYEMGVLTENETGYDLHFGNVNAMVKLTEDTAYRRGFGDKLAEGSWRLAEKWGHPELSMTVKKQEMPAYDPRALQGMGLEYATSNRGGCHVRGYLTSPEVLGAPEKIDPEDNETKPVWLKAFQDLTAALDSAGMCLFTTFALGAADIAPQLAAVTGVDYTEESFMQAGDRIWNLERLFNMKAGLSKSDDTLPPRLLKDPIPNGPMKGRVNRLDSMLPQYYSLRGWNEEGIPTEEKLIELGLASYL
- a CDS encoding AIR synthase family protein — protein: MEDERSVLPVGKLPPDILEKHILQFSGARRPDVLVGPGIGEDASLIRFPEGKLLAVSSDPIVGASEGAGTFLVHINANDIACKGGDPAYLIITLIIPVDQGLPFASMIMEEIHHACKKMGVAVIGGHTEFTDRYKKPVIVGTMMGQTSYLYRATDICVGDGVIMTKHVGLEGMSILAHDRCDLLERSLTSEEIQEVSSWISSISVLEDAKTVRDIARFMHDPTEGGLFGGLAEICRLSGLGLQLNKEAIPVHPLTKKVQDDLDFDVFHLISSGVLVVVVPKEHIDEALARFEEKDISATLIGTIAAEGQDNDELNTKEELWRLLDL
- a CDS encoding transporter substrate-binding domain-containing protein, translated to MKKLVVLLAVIFVFTSAIGAMAAQSALEKDVIRVGTESTFRPFEFRNVDNEVVGFDIDLINMIAEKLGKKVEIVDSSFDSLIPSLLTKKIDIIAAGMSATEERAKRVAFSDTYYLTPSAVVVKAEESGITKEEDLKGDKVATVQMGTIQDAYVSKLGLKEVKRFSKTDDAFREVLLGRADFAVVDGTVTQENLENNKDFTDTLKKAFNLYIDKGMALAMSKDDPQFVEAVDNALRELKESGALDELEKKWMGEK
- a CDS encoding 4Fe-4S dicluster domain-containing protein, which translates into the protein MEKVLLISPDRCIGCGSCEVACSLSQEGECRPSLARIKVFRFELGIHVPMTCLQCENAPCASVCKTGALEQDQETGIINIHSEKCIGCRMCVVACPFGNISYNREGKSAFKCTQCNGDPQCALFCPTEALQYVPAEKDNLEKKRAYAAKFAAIVEEVEA
- a CDS encoding epoxyqueuosine reductase QueH yields the protein MHNLLLHICCAPDATIPWPALIEEGYCVTGYFYGHNIHPQEEYNRRREAVETLASLLSQSVYIEEYNPNEWLEKAKALSEEPEGGRRCSLCFALQLEAAAQRARELSFSYLCTTLTISPHKDPDRINRLGEEISARYGIIWLNKIWRKNNGFVESVRKSREMNLYRQNYCGCCYSIHAESIDKRR
- a CDS encoding Xaa-Pro peptidase family protein, giving the protein MQNIFHRTEKLRQSFPALGIDAVALFVFERSNWESVYYISGFRGSSSGVLITEKETFLVTDGRYLTQASEQSPFTLVPQGQRSLLETMCDLMEEHGCSRIGVEKEKISAKTFEQIQHSLEGKEWCDISSLLPIMRRTKDTSEIELIKEAGMIACNAYREVTARVQEGMSEKEFEALLEYMVKKLGAEAGWGNHNFIVASGARSALPHAAPTDQPFKKGDWVTVDFGAMVGGYISDLTRNFCLGEPDSKVREIEAILLRAHKEAAAALKPGVAGKDIDAIARKIIFDSGYGEYFNHGLGHALGLEIHENPRLSPLSKDILQVGDVVTIEPGIYIPGFGGMRIEDDYLITENGAERISGDLDQGLLIL
- the rd gene encoding rubredoxin, yielding MTKYVCTVCGYVYDPAEGDPDNGIAAGTSFEDLPEDWVCPVCAVGKDMFEPEE